The following are encoded in a window of Thalassotalea insulae genomic DNA:
- a CDS encoding aspartate aminotransferase family protein, with protein MANRYQKSIDLLKQAEKTIPLGSQTFSKSKFSYPEGASPLFIERANGCHAWDVDGNLYIDFVSGLLSVSLGFCDPDIDAAVIKQIKSGVTFSLPHKLEMELAELIVELVPCAEMVRFGKNGSDATSAAIRLARAYTGREHVAVCGYHGWQDWYIGSTTRDLGVPEATKALTHKFEFNNIASLEKLFSKQSEQLAAVIMEPMNIAYPEDNFLAKVKELCHQHGTLLIFDETITGFRFALGGAQALFNVTPDLATLGKGMANGYPLSVVTGRKDIMAFMEDIFFSGTFAGETLSLAAAKTTIDKMRTNNVLTHIHQLGEYLKSQLCKLIDELNANEWLSVTGHPAWSFLHITDYGNYSALQLKSLLLQEMAARGILLGGGHNLNFAHQKEDIDALLNAYQEVLSLIKSTVKHENFEHVFHGKLLEPVFKVR; from the coding sequence ATGGCAAACAGATATCAAAAATCTATAGACTTACTTAAACAAGCGGAAAAAACAATTCCTCTTGGCTCACAAACCTTTAGTAAAAGTAAATTTTCCTACCCAGAAGGCGCATCCCCACTATTTATCGAGCGAGCTAACGGCTGTCATGCTTGGGACGTTGACGGTAACCTTTATATTGATTTTGTTAGTGGCTTACTCTCCGTTTCTTTAGGTTTTTGCGATCCTGATATTGATGCCGCTGTTATCAAACAAATAAAATCAGGCGTCACTTTTTCGTTACCCCATAAACTAGAAATGGAGCTAGCTGAATTAATTGTAGAACTAGTCCCTTGTGCTGAAATGGTACGTTTTGGCAAAAATGGCAGTGATGCAACATCTGCTGCGATTCGCCTTGCAAGAGCCTATACAGGCCGCGAACATGTCGCTGTTTGTGGTTACCACGGCTGGCAAGATTGGTATATAGGTTCAACCACTAGAGATTTAGGCGTGCCAGAAGCGACCAAAGCACTTACGCATAAATTTGAATTTAATAATATCGCTTCATTAGAAAAGCTATTTTCCAAGCAATCAGAACAACTTGCTGCTGTTATCATGGAGCCGATGAATATCGCCTATCCTGAAGATAATTTTTTAGCAAAGGTCAAAGAGTTGTGCCATCAGCATGGTACTTTACTTATTTTTGATGAAACCATAACAGGCTTTCGTTTTGCTTTAGGTGGTGCACAAGCCCTATTTAATGTGACACCAGACCTTGCAACTTTAGGTAAAGGTATGGCAAACGGCTACCCACTGTCCGTAGTTACTGGCCGCAAAGATATCATGGCTTTTATGGAAGATATTTTTTTCTCAGGTACTTTTGCTGGAGAAACGCTTTCACTTGCTGCAGCTAAAACCACTATAGATAAAATGAGAACAAACAACGTCTTAACACATATCCATCAGTTGGGAGAGTATTTAAAAAGTCAACTTTGTAAACTTATCGATGAACTCAATGCGAATGAATGGCTATCGGTTACTGGTCACCCAGCTTGGTCTTTCTTACATATTACCGATTATGGTAACTACTCTGCGCTACAGTTAAAATCACTATTGTTACAAGAAATGGCTGCACGAGGCATTTTGCTCGGAGGTGGTCATAACCTTAATTTTGCTCATCAGAAAGAAGACATTGATGCGCTACTTAACGCTTATCAAGAAGTACTTTCATTGATTAAAAGCACGGTTAAACATGAAAACTTTGAGCACGTTTTTCATGGTAAGCTACTTGAGCCTGTGTTTAAGGTTAGGTAA
- a CDS encoding sigma-54 dependent transcriptional regulator, translating into MHGQKHILVVDNDVARRQQMETVLSFIGEHFYTCAEDEIDETFQKYSNTLTVIICGQLSEHLVRLVKANPACPFILHDVFDKNAVEDYINVIGEISTPLNYAQLTEIVHHCHQYHNKLPHKKGGHASNKVLFRSLVGSSEPMQHVRFLIEQVASTNANVLILGESGTGKEVVARNIHNLSNRSKAPFVPVNCGAIPPDLLESELFGHEKGAFTGAISTRKGRFELAEGGTLFLDEIGDMPQPMQVKLLRVLQERTFERIGGAKSIKADVRVIAATHQNLEEMIKEGGFREDLYYRLNVFPIETPALRERKDDIPLLLQELISRFEHDQGHSVRFTEQAIASLQEHPWSGNVRELSNLIERMIIMYGEQVVNVSELPRKYRHIDVEEYTPEYPEELQEREAINELFAGFDYDYEEDDSFADDKNSEEQQANQVDKLPEQGLNLKEYLADLEVSLITQALEKNDWVVARSAELLGMRRTTLVEKMRKYNMQKSD; encoded by the coding sequence ATGCATGGCCAAAAACATATTCTTGTAGTTGATAATGACGTTGCCAGGCGTCAGCAAATGGAAACGGTATTATCTTTTATTGGTGAGCATTTTTATACTTGCGCAGAAGATGAAATTGATGAGACGTTTCAAAAATACAGCAATACGCTGACTGTTATTATTTGTGGCCAGCTGTCCGAACATTTAGTGCGTTTAGTGAAAGCTAACCCGGCTTGTCCTTTTATTTTACATGATGTATTTGATAAAAATGCTGTTGAAGATTATATCAATGTGATTGGTGAGATCTCGACGCCGCTCAACTACGCGCAATTAACAGAAATAGTGCATCATTGCCATCAATACCATAATAAGTTGCCGCATAAAAAAGGCGGCCATGCCAGTAATAAAGTATTATTTCGTTCACTAGTGGGCAGTAGTGAACCGATGCAGCACGTACGGTTTTTAATTGAGCAAGTAGCATCAACGAATGCCAATGTCTTAATCCTAGGCGAATCAGGTACGGGTAAAGAAGTTGTCGCTCGTAATATTCATAATCTATCAAACCGCAGTAAGGCACCGTTTGTACCAGTCAATTGTGGCGCAATACCACCAGATTTATTGGAAAGTGAATTATTTGGCCATGAAAAAGGCGCATTTACCGGTGCTATTTCTACTCGCAAAGGGCGTTTTGAATTAGCAGAAGGCGGGACTTTATTTCTCGATGAAATCGGTGATATGCCGCAGCCAATGCAAGTTAAGTTACTACGAGTATTGCAAGAGCGCACTTTTGAACGAATTGGTGGAGCTAAGAGTATTAAGGCTGATGTCCGCGTGATTGCCGCGACTCACCAGAACTTGGAAGAGATGATCAAAGAGGGTGGCTTTCGTGAAGATTTATATTATCGGTTAAATGTCTTTCCGATTGAAACGCCAGCTCTTCGCGAGCGAAAAGACGATATTCCGTTATTATTACAGGAGCTGATTTCACGCTTTGAACATGATCAGGGACATTCTGTTCGTTTTACCGAGCAGGCAATTGCCTCGTTGCAGGAGCACCCTTGGTCTGGGAATGTCCGCGAGTTATCAAACCTTATTGAACGAATGATCATTATGTACGGTGAACAGGTGGTCAATGTTAGCGAATTGCCACGTAAATATCGGCATATTGATGTTGAAGAGTATACACCGGAATACCCAGAAGAGTTGCAAGAGCGGGAAGCTATTAATGAGTTGTTCGCTGGATTTGACTATGACTATGAAGAAGATGACTCATTCGCAGATGATAAAAACAGTGAAGAGCAGCAGGCAAATCAGGTCGATAAATTGCCAGAGCAAGGACTCAATTTAAAAGAATATCTGGCAGATCTGGAAGTGTCTTTGATCACTCAGGCACTGGAAAAGAATGACTGGGTCGTGGCGCGTTCAGCTGAATTACTTGGTATGCGCCGTACAACACTGGTTGAAAAAATGCGTAAATATAATATGCAAAAGTCGGATTAA
- the pseG gene encoding UDP-2,4-diacetamido-2,4,6-trideoxy-beta-L-altropyranose hydrolase, producing the protein MKIAFRVDASNVIGIGHVMRCLTLAKALTERGAEICFISRILTGHIFADIIAAGYQVYPLPKPRKKIIKSDTSTWLGESFDTEIEQISPYFTTSSIKSNKVDLLIVDHYAIDKYWHQAMRPYCQKLMVIDDLANREYDCDILLDQTLNRQATSYKNLVPNHCLLMLGQAYMLLREEFSLWREQAQIKRKKANLTTSSILLMLGGSDPLKMVTETLSAFGRLQKEGKNSSLTIILPSNIQFSDRVHEKIKGITNIQLIIGSDNVAELMYQADIAIGSCGSVSWERCSLGLPTLSIVTAENQITLNQELNKQNAVLTTGLIDEINATRIYQNLMVLLNDNTLYQQLSRNAFTCCDANGSRRVTPILIGLNQELTLRPATALDKELLFSWQRQESIRQYSNTPKPPSWHEHSLWFDKCILDKNKELFILTLANQQAVGMIRLDKSTPIEVKSTKPTHTISIIIDPQFQGKKLGLLALKTLIKQKPNSYFLAQVHPENVPSNKLFLLAGFTKISTDMYQHST; encoded by the coding sequence ATGAAAATAGCTTTTCGTGTTGATGCATCAAATGTTATAGGTATAGGCCATGTTATGCGTTGCTTAACGTTGGCCAAAGCATTAACAGAACGTGGCGCTGAAATTTGCTTTATCTCTAGAATCCTTACAGGTCATATCTTCGCTGATATAATCGCTGCTGGTTATCAAGTATATCCTTTACCAAAGCCGAGAAAAAAAATAATTAAGTCAGATACATCTACTTGGTTAGGAGAGTCATTCGACACGGAAATAGAACAAATTAGTCCTTACTTTACTACTTCTTCAATAAAAAGTAACAAAGTTGATTTATTGATTGTTGATCACTACGCAATTGATAAGTATTGGCACCAAGCAATGCGGCCTTACTGTCAAAAGCTAATGGTCATTGATGACCTCGCAAACCGTGAATACGATTGTGATATATTGTTAGATCAAACATTAAACCGACAAGCGACTAGTTATAAAAATCTAGTGCCAAATCATTGCCTATTGATGTTAGGGCAAGCGTATATGTTACTTAGAGAAGAGTTTTCTCTGTGGCGAGAGCAAGCTCAAATAAAAAGAAAAAAGGCAAATCTAACAACCTCCAGCATTTTACTTATGCTAGGTGGTAGTGATCCATTAAAAATGGTGACTGAGACATTATCAGCTTTTGGACGATTACAAAAAGAAGGAAAAAATTCCAGCTTAACCATCATATTACCAAGTAATATTCAATTTTCTGATCGTGTTCATGAAAAAATTAAGGGTATAACTAATATCCAATTGATTATTGGATCTGACAACGTTGCTGAACTTATGTATCAAGCAGACATAGCTATTGGTAGTTGTGGTTCAGTTTCTTGGGAGCGTTGTAGTCTTGGTTTACCAACTCTTTCAATAGTCACGGCTGAAAATCAAATAACATTAAACCAAGAATTAAATAAGCAAAATGCTGTTTTAACAACGGGGTTAATTGATGAAATAAATGCTACACGTATTTATCAAAATTTAATGGTACTACTCAATGATAATACTCTGTATCAACAATTAAGTAGAAACGCTTTCACTTGCTGTGATGCTAATGGTTCAAGGCGAGTTACGCCAATACTCATTGGGTTAAATCAAGAACTAACGTTAAGACCTGCAACGGCACTTGATAAAGAACTACTATTCTCTTGGCAACGTCAAGAAAGTATTCGTCAATATTCAAATACCCCAAAGCCACCAAGTTGGCATGAGCATTCCTTATGGTTTGATAAATGTATACTCGATAAAAATAAAGAGCTATTTATATTAACACTAGCCAACCAGCAAGCTGTTGGCATGATACGTTTAGATAAATCTACACCAATTGAGGTAAAGTCAACTAAACCTACTCATACGATTTCAATTATTATCGATCCACAATTCCAAGGAAAAAAACTTGGGCTTTTAGCACTAAAAACGTTAATAAAGCAAAAACCCAATAGCTATTTTTTAGCGCAGGTGCACCCAGAAAATGTGCCATCCAATAAATTATTTTTATTGGCTGGCTTTACAAAAATATCAACAGATATGTACCAACATTCAACGTAA
- a CDS encoding sensor histidine kinase — protein MVVAYSNQSTESSKSAGENSHLFRQATFEFIEQSYRDNRLVLEQESYQGELALLRQQSNQLEKLIDVMPTGMIMLDGDGVVVKINKIASQLLNEPILGQPWYDVIRRSFKPRADDWHEVSLNDGRRVKLEISALVDQPGQLIMITDLTETRLLQDKLSQLQRLSSLGQMVSKLAHQIRTPLSAAMLYGANLKSKKLQSQERDNFQEKLMSRLHDLEQQVNDMLLFAKSGKQQVVSPLSVNEIVQSSTDGLEALAAQADAKINIQTCPDDCHVLGNQNALTGAIQNLIHNSLQVIKTGAVIDISAYCRDNFAYVSVKDNGPGISNELAAKIFEPFYTSRVQGTGLGLAVVKSVAQAHQGDVYLLSKAHEGAHFCIKLPLLMSEKPSTEVKPSQEHTDESK, from the coding sequence ATGGTTGTTGCCTATTCTAATCAATCAACAGAAAGTTCCAAATCAGCAGGCGAAAATAGTCACCTATTTCGCCAGGCAACTTTTGAGTTTATTGAACAGTCATACCGGGACAATCGTCTGGTACTCGAACAAGAATCTTATCAGGGTGAGTTGGCACTACTTCGTCAGCAATCAAACCAGTTAGAAAAGCTTATCGATGTGATGCCAACGGGTATGATAATGCTCGACGGTGATGGTGTGGTTGTTAAAATCAATAAAATAGCCAGCCAGTTACTTAATGAACCGATTTTGGGTCAGCCTTGGTATGACGTGATCCGTCGCTCGTTTAAGCCACGGGCAGATGACTGGCACGAAGTTTCCCTAAATGATGGTCGAAGAGTGAAGCTGGAAATCAGCGCATTAGTTGATCAGCCAGGGCAGCTTATTATGATCACAGATCTTACCGAAACCCGATTATTGCAAGATAAGTTAAGCCAATTACAACGTTTGTCATCGTTAGGACAAATGGTGAGTAAATTAGCACATCAAATTCGTACACCGCTCTCAGCAGCCATGCTTTATGGTGCGAACTTAAAAAGTAAAAAGTTGCAGTCACAGGAGCGTGATAATTTTCAGGAGAAACTGATGTCACGCCTTCATGATCTAGAGCAGCAAGTCAACGACATGCTGTTATTTGCTAAAAGCGGTAAGCAGCAAGTGGTTTCCCCTCTATCCGTGAATGAAATTGTCCAGTCATCAACTGATGGTTTGGAAGCGTTAGCGGCGCAAGCGGATGCAAAAATTAATATTCAAACGTGCCCGGATGATTGTCATGTGCTGGGTAATCAAAATGCGCTCACTGGAGCAATCCAAAATTTAATTCACAACAGTTTGCAAGTGATAAAGACAGGTGCGGTCATCGATATTTCCGCATATTGCCGTGATAACTTCGCCTATGTCAGTGTGAAAGACAATGGGCCAGGGATCAGTAATGAGCTGGCAGCAAAAATTTTTGAACCATTTTATACCTCTCGGGTACAAGGCACAGGTTTAGGTCTTGCTGTTGTTAAGTCGGTTGCACAAGCACATCAAGGTGATGTTTATTTGTTGAGTAAAGCGCATGAAGGCGCACATTTTTGTATCAAATTGCCGCTGCTTATGAGCGAAAAACCGTCAACTGAAGTTAAACCATCACAGGAGCATACTGATGAGTCAAAGTAA
- the pseB gene encoding UDP-N-acetylglucosamine 4,6-dehydratase (inverting) has product MFDNKSILITGGTGSFGKKYVETLLNTCSPRKIIIYSRDELKQFEMQQVYNAPCMRYFIGDVRDKERLNRAMRGVDFIIHAAAMKQVPAAEYNPMECVKTNINGAENVIDAALNNNVEKVIALSTDKAANPVNLYGATKLASDKIFVAANNISGGHRTKFSVVRYGNVVGSRGSVLPFFEKLITENTDHLPITHQEMTRFWISLQQGVDFVLKNFERMFGGEIFVPKIPSINIVDLAKAIAPNLPHKIIGIRPGEKLHEVMCPADDSYHTYEYEDHFVIAPTIIFSSRSNDFTVNAINEKGKPVVHGFEYNSKSNNHYLSIDEIKAFNQEACL; this is encoded by the coding sequence ATGTTCGACAATAAAAGTATCCTTATTACAGGTGGTACTGGTTCATTTGGTAAAAAATATGTCGAAACACTACTAAATACCTGTAGTCCCCGAAAAATCATCATTTATTCTCGAGATGAACTTAAACAGTTTGAAATGCAGCAGGTCTATAACGCACCTTGTATGCGCTATTTTATCGGTGATGTTCGTGATAAAGAGCGCTTAAATAGGGCGATGAGAGGAGTGGACTTTATTATCCATGCTGCCGCCATGAAACAAGTACCAGCGGCAGAATACAATCCCATGGAGTGTGTAAAAACGAATATTAATGGCGCAGAAAATGTCATTGATGCTGCTTTAAATAATAATGTTGAAAAAGTTATCGCTCTTTCTACCGACAAAGCGGCGAACCCGGTAAATTTATATGGAGCAACAAAATTAGCATCAGACAAAATTTTTGTCGCCGCAAATAATATTTCTGGTGGGCATCGTACTAAATTTTCCGTAGTTCGCTATGGAAATGTTGTCGGCTCTAGAGGTTCTGTATTGCCATTCTTTGAGAAGCTAATAACAGAAAACACTGATCATTTACCTATTACGCATCAGGAAATGACTCGATTCTGGATAAGTTTACAACAAGGGGTTGATTTTGTTTTAAAGAACTTCGAACGTATGTTTGGTGGTGAGATTTTTGTCCCTAAAATTCCATCAATCAATATTGTAGATTTGGCAAAAGCCATTGCCCCTAATTTACCACATAAAATTATTGGTATTAGACCCGGTGAAAAATTACATGAAGTAATGTGCCCTGCAGATGATTCGTACCATACATACGAATATGAAGATCATTTTGTTATTGCCCCAACCATTATATTTTCCAGCCGAAGTAATGACTTTACTGTTAATGCAATAAATGAAAAGGGTAAACCCGTTGTTCACGGTTTTGAATACAACTCTAAATCAAATAACCATTACCTCTCTATAGATGAAATTAAAGCATTTAACCAAGAGGCTTGTTTGTAA
- the pseI gene encoding pseudaminic acid synthase, whose product MEIEIDGRKIGPNYPPYIIAELSANHNGDIKKALKAIEVAAQTGVDAIKIQSYTADTMTIKSDQPDFQITGGLWDGYSLYDLYKWAETPYEWHKAIFEKAKQVGITLFSTPFDETAVDLLEELNAPAYKIASFEITDLPLIEKVAQTGKPIIMSTGMANIEEIDEAIATAKSNGCQQLVVLHCISGYPTPYEQANLATIPDLAKRFDILVGLSDHTVETTVSVTSIALGACVIEKHFTLNKNEPSPDVEFSLDPIEFKQLVKETKIAYAAIGHAGYECKTAELDNRKFRRSLYFVQPIRKGETITSKHVKRIRPGFGLAPKHLKSILGKTVNCNISAGTAVNWKLINHDI is encoded by the coding sequence ATGGAAATAGAAATAGATGGCCGAAAAATAGGCCCTAATTATCCACCTTATATCATTGCAGAATTGTCGGCTAATCATAACGGTGATATTAAAAAAGCACTTAAAGCTATCGAAGTTGCAGCTCAAACAGGTGTTGATGCAATAAAAATCCAAAGCTATACAGCAGATACTATGACCATTAAAAGCGATCAGCCCGACTTTCAAATAACTGGTGGCTTATGGGATGGCTATTCTCTATATGACCTATATAAATGGGCGGAGACTCCTTATGAGTGGCATAAAGCAATTTTTGAAAAAGCAAAACAAGTTGGCATAACATTATTTTCGACGCCTTTTGATGAAACTGCTGTTGATTTGCTCGAAGAGTTAAATGCACCAGCATATAAAATAGCCTCTTTTGAAATTACAGATTTACCATTGATTGAAAAAGTAGCCCAAACAGGCAAGCCAATAATTATGTCAACAGGGATGGCAAACATAGAAGAAATTGATGAAGCAATTGCAACTGCAAAAAGCAATGGTTGTCAACAACTTGTCGTTCTTCATTGCATTAGCGGGTATCCAACGCCATATGAACAAGCTAATTTAGCCACAATTCCAGATCTTGCTAAACGCTTTGACATATTGGTTGGACTCTCAGATCATACCGTAGAAACAACAGTATCGGTGACCTCGATTGCTTTAGGCGCGTGTGTAATTGAAAAACATTTTACACTTAATAAAAACGAGCCCAGTCCAGACGTAGAATTCTCTTTAGATCCCATAGAATTTAAACAGCTAGTAAAAGAAACTAAAATTGCTTATGCCGCTATAGGCCATGCAGGCTATGAATGTAAAACTGCGGAGCTTGATAACCGAAAATTTCGTCGTTCCTTGTATTTTGTACAACCTATTAGAAAAGGCGAAACAATTACAAGTAAACATGTTAAACGTATTCGTCCTGGTTTTGGTTTAGCACCTAAACATTTAAAAAGTATTCTAGGTAAAACTGTAAACTGTAATATCTCAGCCGGCACAGCTGTTAATTGGAAGCTAATTAATCATGACATCTAA
- a CDS encoding glycosyltransferase family protein, with product MSINIILQARMSSTRLPGKVLKPILGVPMLAHQLARLKQLKTINDIIVATSIEPDDDAIEQLCLDLKINCFRGSLSNVLERYYQAHLQFPSEHVIRITGDCPVIDVNIINKVINLHMSTHADYTSNCIPATLPDGLDVEIFTAKALKVARNNAISPIEFEHVTTYFRNHAEQFNYQNYTHPTDYSHLRWTVDEPEDFELIQQFFQYLSPKKPYFDLNDILALLTEHPELNQINSKFKRNEGLKKSQLADNLISKQQK from the coding sequence ATGAGTATCAATATTATTTTACAAGCACGTATGAGCTCGACGCGCTTACCAGGCAAAGTGCTTAAACCAATTTTAGGTGTTCCGATGCTTGCTCACCAGCTTGCACGATTAAAACAACTAAAAACGATTAACGACATTATAGTCGCAACCAGTATAGAACCAGATGATGATGCTATTGAGCAACTTTGTCTTGATTTAAAAATTAACTGTTTTCGGGGAAGCTTAAGTAACGTACTCGAACGTTACTACCAAGCCCATTTGCAATTTCCAAGTGAGCATGTCATTCGAATTACAGGTGATTGCCCTGTTATTGATGTTAACATTATCAACAAAGTCATTAACTTACACATGTCGACTCATGCTGACTATACATCCAATTGCATACCAGCTACGTTACCCGATGGTTTGGATGTTGAAATTTTTACGGCCAAAGCGCTAAAAGTTGCGAGAAATAATGCCATTAGCCCGATAGAATTTGAACATGTGACAACCTATTTTAGAAACCACGCAGAACAATTTAATTACCAAAACTACACTCACCCTACAGATTACTCGCACCTGCGCTGGACAGTTGATGAGCCAGAAGACTTTGAGTTGATTCAACAATTTTTTCAATATTTATCCCCTAAAAAACCTTATTTTGACCTTAATGACATCCTCGCATTACTGACAGAACATCCTGAGCTCAATCAAATAAACAGTAAATTTAAACGCAATGAAGGTTTAAAAAAGTCACAATTAGCCGATAACTTAATATCGAAACAACAGAAGTAA
- the pseC gene encoding UDP-4-amino-4,6-dideoxy-N-acetyl-beta-L-altrosamine transaminase: MNKVIPYGRQNISSDDIEAVIEVLHSDYLTQGPLVPKFEQKVAQYCQASMAVAVNSATSALHIACLALGVKAEDNVWTSPISFVASANCALYCGANIDFVDIDVNTGNMSITALAKKLAIAKLNNCLPKVVIPVHLAGQSCDMQAIAELAKQYDFAIIEDASHAIGAKYQNLPVGNCLYSDICVFSFHPVKIVTSAEGGMALTNQPKLAKHLRQYRSHGIVTEPSLFTEPSHGPWYYQQQTLGFNYRMTELQAALGISQLNRLDDFVAKRNELAKTYDQAFSKTVLDSLYQNIETYSSYHLYVIQLPYNCANIHKKIFTSLREKGIFSQVHYIPIHMQPYYQQLGFSFGDFPNAEQYYLNSISIPLYPDLTSQEQQYVIDTLLALLEN; this comes from the coding sequence ATGAATAAGGTTATTCCTTATGGTAGACAAAATATTTCGAGTGACGATATTGAAGCTGTCATCGAAGTACTACATTCAGATTATCTCACTCAGGGTCCGCTAGTACCTAAATTCGAACAAAAAGTAGCGCAATATTGCCAGGCTAGTATGGCTGTAGCTGTAAACAGTGCAACATCAGCACTGCATATAGCGTGCTTAGCACTTGGTGTAAAGGCTGAAGATAACGTTTGGACTTCACCAATCTCTTTTGTAGCCTCTGCCAATTGCGCACTGTATTGTGGAGCAAACATAGACTTTGTAGATATCGATGTTAACACGGGTAATATGTCGATAACGGCTCTCGCCAAAAAATTAGCAATTGCGAAGTTAAATAACTGTTTACCGAAAGTGGTGATACCCGTCCATTTAGCTGGACAATCTTGCGATATGCAAGCTATCGCTGAACTCGCTAAACAGTATGATTTTGCCATAATCGAAGATGCATCACATGCTATTGGTGCAAAATATCAAAACCTTCCAGTTGGCAATTGCTTATACAGTGATATTTGCGTCTTTAGCTTTCATCCAGTAAAAATTGTTACCAGCGCAGAAGGAGGTATGGCACTCACTAATCAGCCCAAACTAGCAAAACACTTACGACAATATCGAAGTCATGGCATAGTAACTGAGCCTAGCCTGTTTACCGAGCCAAGTCATGGCCCTTGGTACTATCAACAACAAACGCTTGGCTTTAACTATAGAATGACTGAGTTGCAGGCGGCATTAGGAATTAGTCAATTAAATCGTTTAGATGATTTTGTTGCAAAACGAAATGAATTAGCAAAAACATATGACCAAGCTTTCTCAAAAACAGTTTTAGATAGCTTGTATCAGAATATAGAGACTTACTCTTCATATCATTTATATGTTATACAACTCCCTTATAATTGTGCCAATATACATAAGAAAATTTTTACTTCATTAAGGGAAAAAGGCATATTTTCACAAGTACATTATATCCCTATTCATATGCAACCTTATTATCAACAACTAGGCTTTTCTTTTGGTGATTTCCCAAATGCAGAGCAATATTACCTAAATTCAATTTCAATACCGCTTTACCCTGATTTGACCTCTCAAGAACAGCAATATGTTATCGATACCTTACTAGCCTTACTAGAGAATTAG
- a CDS encoding aldo/keto reductase: MQLALGTAQFGLDYGISNQQGKVEQSAVKAILAYALQQGIHTLDTAIAYGNSEHVLGKNIQHPEYFNIISKLSVTDLTDKELTDQVKQSCQRLNSPSLYGLLLHNADELTGKDAKQNYQKLLNLKTLGFCHKIGVSVYNPEQLLTILENFNVDLVQVPCNILDQRFLATPIQQKLEKYNIEVHARSLFLQGLLLMNRESLPLYFHQFQYELERFYLYCQQHQYSPIEACLSFAMMQKAIDYWVVGITELNQLKEITKTIKELKSSPLSENSNKQLASIATNQLNLINPSYWSTS, translated from the coding sequence ATGCAATTAGCCCTAGGAACTGCACAGTTTGGTCTAGATTACGGGATTTCAAATCAACAAGGCAAAGTAGAGCAATCAGCAGTAAAAGCAATTTTAGCGTATGCTCTACAACAAGGTATTCACACGCTAGATACAGCGATAGCTTATGGCAATAGTGAGCATGTACTTGGCAAAAACATTCAACATCCTGAATACTTTAATATAATTAGTAAGTTATCTGTTACTGACCTAACTGATAAAGAACTCACAGACCAAGTCAAGCAGAGCTGTCAGCGACTAAACAGCCCTTCATTATACGGCTTACTCCTACACAATGCAGATGAACTAACAGGCAAAGATGCAAAGCAAAATTACCAAAAACTGTTAAATTTAAAAACATTAGGGTTTTGTCATAAAATTGGAGTTTCAGTCTACAACCCGGAGCAGCTACTGACAATTTTAGAAAATTTCAACGTAGATTTAGTGCAAGTCCCATGTAATATTCTCGATCAACGTTTTCTTGCCACCCCCATTCAACAAAAACTTGAAAAATACAACATTGAAGTACACGCCCGTTCACTTTTTCTACAAGGCTTACTTTTAATGAATAGAGAGTCTTTACCCCTCTATTTCCATCAGTTTCAGTATGAATTAGAACGTTTCTACCTGTATTGTCAGCAACATCAATATAGCCCCATAGAGGCTTGCTTAAGTTTTGCTATGATGCAAAAAGCTATTGATTACTGGGTTGTCGGAATCACTGAGCTTAATCAACTAAAAGAAATAACCAAAACAATTAAAGAGTTAAAAAGCTCCCCTTTAAGCGAAAATAGCAACAAACAACTTGCATCAATTGCCACGAACCAACTAAATTTAATTAACCCTAGCTATTGGTCAACCAGTTAA